One window from the genome of Phycisphaerales bacterium encodes:
- a CDS encoding S26 family signal peptidase: MPPHSDHRSSQSGSRTSESSEVTSGNTAMDTIQTLIVAFVLAMTFRGFVVEGFVIPTGSMAPTLLGQHEQVYDSQTSYAFSVGWDATRAAFGGVLVSPMLGRDIRVQKPMEPLPRPRMGDRILVLKCLYALLNPSRWDVVVFKNPTDPLGPSANYIKRLVGLPDETLWLADGDVFTKTENRPDFAIQRKPQDIQRDVWQLVYGSDYIPIEPDELWYVADTQARQQFLRRNPGVERSDRGGAVRLPPGDSSLSSFSGPPWQSDPPEAWDVRQSRSYKSDGMGISRLVWDNKRMRLDDWLPYNMLSSPQPTINVSDLRIAFDIVAQEPDGEAIVQIVAQSHVFQFVLTKDEAIVRMRLDSDGSVWTESSAPFAWPEPGKSISIECWRVDQAMYLFINGSAAVEPLLYQWSPVDRLRFATGQIDVAETDSKLYLTSIPETSLALEFSGSPMTLTHLEVSRDLYYRPVMTKSATVDRNPTPPGKEHLVGLGMPGYGTRPGRFAELGPDQFYMLGDNSMLSLDSRLWGNPAPVIAAQIDDSPYLVDRRLLIGKAFFVYFPAPLPLSKGGAGIVPNFSRLRFIR; this comes from the coding sequence ATGCCCCCGCATTCTGATCACAGATCGAGTCAGTCTGGAAGTCGCACAAGCGAATCTTCAGAGGTCACCAGTGGTAACACAGCGATGGACACCATCCAGACGCTGATTGTTGCATTTGTATTGGCAATGACATTCCGAGGTTTTGTTGTCGAGGGATTTGTTATACCAACCGGCTCAATGGCGCCGACCCTCTTAGGTCAACATGAACAGGTTTATGATTCACAGACGTCCTATGCATTTTCGGTTGGCTGGGATGCGACGCGGGCCGCATTTGGTGGTGTCCTTGTTTCACCAATGCTAGGACGTGATATCAGAGTGCAGAAGCCAATGGAGCCACTCCCAAGACCTCGTATGGGCGACCGCATTCTTGTTCTGAAGTGCTTATATGCCTTGCTGAACCCGAGCCGTTGGGATGTCGTCGTATTCAAAAATCCGACCGATCCTCTTGGCCCCTCTGCCAACTACATTAAGCGGCTGGTGGGACTACCAGATGAAACACTGTGGCTTGCTGACGGAGATGTTTTTACAAAAACAGAGAATCGTCCTGACTTTGCAATTCAACGTAAGCCGCAAGATATCCAACGTGATGTTTGGCAACTGGTGTATGGAAGTGATTATATTCCGATTGAACCAGATGAACTTTGGTATGTCGCCGATACGCAAGCGCGTCAGCAGTTTTTGCGACGTAATCCTGGTGTAGAACGGAGTGATCGAGGAGGGGCAGTGCGATTGCCTCCTGGTGATTCAAGCCTTAGTTCTTTTTCAGGACCACCTTGGCAAAGTGATCCACCGGAAGCCTGGGATGTTCGACAGAGCCGATCTTATAAAAGTGATGGAATGGGGATCAGTCGACTTGTCTGGGATAACAAGAGGATGCGACTTGATGATTGGCTCCCATACAACATGCTTTCCTCTCCACAGCCGACTATTAATGTCAGCGATTTGAGAATCGCATTTGATATTGTTGCTCAAGAGCCAGACGGTGAAGCCATCGTGCAGATTGTTGCTCAGAGCCATGTCTTCCAATTTGTGCTGACAAAGGACGAAGCCATTGTTCGCATGCGGCTTGATAGTGATGGAAGTGTGTGGACAGAATCTTCCGCACCCTTTGCTTGGCCTGAGCCGGGTAAATCAATCAGTATTGAGTGTTGGCGGGTTGACCAAGCAATGTACCTATTCATCAATGGGTCAGCGGCCGTCGAGCCATTGCTTTATCAATGGTCGCCGGTTGATAGACTTCGTTTTGCGACGGGCCAAATCGATGTAGCAGAGACTGATTCTAAATTGTATTTGACCTCTATACCGGAGACGAGCCTTGCTCTGGAATTCTCGGGGTCACCAATGACACTGACGCATCTTGAGGTCAGTCGTGATTTGTACTATCGGCCAGTCATGACAAAGTCGGCGACTGTCGATCGGAACCCAACGCCACCAGGCAAGGAGCATTTGGTGGGCTTGGGAATGCCAGGTTACGGAACCCGCCCTGGACGATTTGCAGAGCTCGGGCCGGATCAGTTCTACATGCTTGGCGATAACAGTATGCTTTCACTCGACTCTCGTTTATGGGGAAACC
- the ricT gene encoding regulatory iron-sulfur-containing complex subunit RicT has protein sequence MSIVPLPVFEADADAKHRDGLTIEEQHAQLSPPETLVVRFGALRWVGEYAYEGDLSPGCGTKLVARTHRGTELVEMLTTTCSNAGCGKSLTRKEMLKYIDQSGGKDYPFYTKGKVLRVATVEDLNQQSKLNGNKAALLSTCRADVKKFNLDMKIVDVEPILGQEIMTFYYMSEDRVDFRELVRGLASQVKARVEMRQVGARDEARLVADYERCGQHCCCQNFLKVLKPVSMRSAKVQKATLDPLKISGRCGRLMCCLRYEDQTYKELKSKLPHRKTRVGTPEGPGIVLDSKVLVQLVLVELEEDRRQVAVPVEALMDPDACPKPGAAKPDDPLRGLSEEEASKRSGREPGQKRRGRGNRGSAGKQGDGSNPPKKHKGPAAEDQAAQGSTKSSSTESSAKPKRKRKRRRRRRPGGGSNKPSEGNA, from the coding sequence ATGTCAATTGTCCCCTTACCAGTCTTTGAAGCAGATGCTGACGCCAAGCATCGTGATGGATTGACGATCGAAGAGCAGCATGCTCAATTGTCACCTCCAGAGACCTTAGTGGTGCGTTTTGGAGCACTCCGATGGGTTGGTGAATATGCCTATGAAGGCGATCTTTCGCCAGGTTGTGGGACCAAGCTTGTTGCTCGTACACATCGCGGCACAGAACTGGTGGAGATGCTCACCACGACATGCTCAAATGCGGGTTGCGGAAAATCCCTCACACGCAAAGAAATGTTGAAGTACATCGATCAAAGTGGCGGTAAGGATTACCCTTTTTACACCAAGGGTAAAGTCCTGCGGGTCGCCACAGTTGAGGATCTCAATCAACAGTCGAAGCTTAATGGCAATAAAGCAGCCTTATTGAGCACATGTCGAGCTGACGTAAAGAAATTTAATCTGGATATGAAGATCGTTGATGTGGAGCCAATACTCGGCCAAGAGATCATGACTTTCTATTACATGTCGGAAGATCGGGTTGACTTTAGAGAGTTAGTACGGGGTCTTGCTTCTCAAGTAAAGGCTCGTGTTGAGATGCGTCAAGTTGGTGCTCGTGATGAGGCAAGGCTCGTTGCTGACTATGAACGATGTGGTCAGCACTGTTGTTGTCAGAACTTTCTTAAAGTGCTGAAGCCAGTATCAATGCGATCAGCCAAGGTGCAGAAAGCAACGCTGGATCCACTTAAGATTTCTGGACGTTGTGGGCGTTTGATGTGTTGTCTTCGATATGAGGATCAAACCTACAAAGAACTGAAGTCGAAATTACCACATCGTAAAACACGAGTAGGCACACCAGAGGGACCTGGAATTGTCTTGGATTCTAAAGTGCTCGTGCAACTCGTCCTGGTTGAATTAGAAGAGGACCGACGCCAAGTTGCGGTACCCGTCGAGGCTTTGATGGATCCAGACGCTTGCCCCAAACCTGGAGCAGCCAAACCCGATGATCCACTTCGTGGTCTAAGTGAGGAAGAAGCCTCCAAACGATCTGGGCGTGAGCCAGGACAGAAGCGTCGCGGTCGTGGCAATCGCGGCAGCGCCGGCAAGCAGGGCGATGGTTCCAATCCACCTAAGAAACACAAGGGGCCAGCTGCGGAAGACCAAGCAGCACAAGGATCAACCAAGAGCTCGTCGACGGAGTCGAGTGCGAAGCCGAAGCGTAAACGCAAGCGTCGTAGAAGGCGACGTCCAGGTGGTGGGAGCAATAAGCCCTCTGAGGGAAATGCGTAG
- the gmk gene encoding guanylate kinase: protein MAETPLSNTTRSSGLLLVFSGPSGVGKTSIAHEIMQRLNGHFSISATTRSRGKEEIDGRDYRFLSHEDFQLMIDNDAFLEYAEVFGRDLYGTPRDEVETHLENGDLVILDIDVQGALQVRTHQPDALMIFILPPSEQELVRRLTSRGRDDEDAMKARLAAAMKEIELAHSSGAYDAFVVNKNFDSAVQETIDLIIARKCS from the coding sequence ATGGCCGAAACGCCTCTATCCAATACCACGCGTTCCAGCGGATTGCTTTTGGTCTTTTCTGGGCCATCAGGGGTGGGCAAGACGTCTATTGCGCATGAGATCATGCAGCGTCTCAATGGCCATTTCAGTATTTCAGCGACGACCCGCTCTCGAGGAAAAGAAGAAATTGATGGACGGGACTACCGCTTTCTGTCCCATGAAGATTTTCAACTGATGATCGATAATGATGCATTTCTTGAATATGCCGAGGTCTTCGGAAGAGATCTGTATGGAACCCCTCGCGATGAAGTTGAGACACACCTAGAGAATGGCGACTTGGTCATTCTTGATATTGATGTGCAAGGTGCTCTACAAGTCCGAACACATCAACCGGATGCCCTGATGATTTTTATCTTGCCTCCAAGTGAGCAAGAGCTGGTTCGCCGCCTCACCTCCCGTGGCAGAGACGATGAAGACGCCATGAAAGCCAGACTTGCAGCGGCCATGAAAGAGATTGAGCTGGCACATTCAAGCGGTGCCTACGATGCCTTTGTCGTCAACAAGAACTTTGATAGCGCCGTACAAGAGACCATCGATCTCATTATTGCCCGCAAATGCAGCTAA
- the der gene encoding ribosome biogenesis GTPase Der, whose protein sequence is MVYPKVAIVGRPNVGKSSLLNWLTRQRISIVDPTPGVTRDRVSAVIEVDSPLEAPSGSKPKDIELIDTGGWGVYSADGKRFTDAGEDLSQLTGLIEHQIRTAIEDAALILFVIDGQAGPTSLDKTVASLLRKWGCVDRVAIVANKTDGDSWVPSALEAAAMGMGEPACVSAMNGFGMGTLLDLMWTRVDGMPPSEEEDEAGPLKVAIVGKRNAGKSTLVNALAGTDRVIVSEIAGTTRDAIDVKIEFDGRDFIAIDTAGLRRKKSLADSIEYYAYHRMLQAIRRADVVLLLIDATKPISTVDQKLAQELQRQLKPTVMVMNKWDQVDEKTVTPDQFLEYLTSQLRGLDFAPIIFVSALEGDGLGDLLSLACNLHEQASHRESTAKINTVVGAIMDKRGPSSRLGTQAKLYFASQVSTNPPTLALVVNRPKLFRGRYERYLMNRLREELPFSEVPIRLMFSKRTRKTLHALLSGEMDLEQ, encoded by the coding sequence ATGGTCTATCCGAAGGTTGCTATTGTCGGTCGCCCGAATGTGGGCAAGTCGAGTCTTTTGAACTGGTTGACGCGGCAGCGAATTTCTATCGTCGACCCGACGCCAGGTGTGACGCGGGATCGTGTCAGCGCTGTGATTGAAGTTGACTCGCCCCTTGAGGCTCCATCGGGATCGAAGCCTAAAGATATCGAGTTGATCGATACCGGAGGGTGGGGTGTTTATTCGGCCGACGGCAAGCGATTTACAGATGCTGGCGAAGATCTGTCGCAACTGACAGGACTGATTGAGCATCAAATTCGAACGGCAATTGAGGACGCTGCTTTAATCTTATTTGTCATCGATGGCCAGGCTGGTCCTACAAGTCTGGATAAGACGGTGGCATCTTTACTAAGAAAATGGGGATGCGTCGATCGTGTGGCGATCGTAGCGAACAAGACTGATGGTGACTCATGGGTTCCATCGGCGCTTGAAGCAGCTGCAATGGGAATGGGTGAGCCAGCGTGTGTGTCTGCGATGAATGGTTTTGGCATGGGCACACTATTGGATTTGATGTGGACACGCGTAGATGGCATGCCTCCTAGTGAAGAGGAAGATGAGGCAGGCCCACTAAAGGTTGCAATTGTTGGGAAGAGAAATGCAGGTAAATCAACGCTCGTCAATGCGCTAGCAGGCACAGATCGGGTGATTGTTTCAGAAATTGCAGGCACAACACGCGATGCGATTGATGTCAAAATTGAATTTGACGGGCGTGATTTTATAGCAATTGATACAGCGGGTTTACGACGGAAAAAAAGTCTGGCAGACTCGATTGAATACTATGCGTATCACCGTATGCTCCAAGCAATCCGACGGGCAGATGTTGTTTTGCTATTGATTGATGCGACAAAACCAATTTCAACGGTCGATCAAAAGTTAGCGCAGGAGTTACAGCGGCAACTCAAGCCCACGGTCATGGTGATGAATAAGTGGGATCAGGTTGATGAAAAGACGGTGACACCTGATCAATTCTTAGAATATCTGACGAGTCAGTTGCGCGGATTGGACTTTGCGCCAATTATCTTTGTGAGTGCTCTTGAGGGTGATGGATTGGGAGATTTACTGAGCCTTGCTTGTAATCTTCATGAGCAAGCATCGCATCGTGAAAGTACCGCGAAGATCAATACTGTAGTTGGGGCCATTATGGATAAGCGAGGGCCGTCATCTCGCTTGGGTACACAAGCAAAGTTGTACTTTGCTTCTCAGGTGAGTACCAATCCCCCAACCTTGGCGTTGGTTGTCAATCGTCCCAAGCTGTTTCGTGGCCGCTACGAGCGATACCTTATGAATCGTTTGCGTGAAGAGCTTCCATTTAGCGAGGTTCCCATTCGTCTCATGTTCTCGAAGCGAACGCGCAAAACCCTACATGCCCTGCTGTCTGGCGAGATGGACCTGGAGCAGTAA